The segment ttttaaaaaaatccaataaaaatgtatgtgtatatgtgtctacaTGTAGTTATGTGCTCATAACTGCAGAGACCAAAGGCATGGAATCCCCTGGATCTGAAGTTAGGGAGCCAGCagttgtgggtgctgagaactgaacttggatttattttgaagagcagtaagtgttttttgcttgtttatttgttttgtatatgtgttttttcttttgggggggtgTTTATTTTCTGTACATGAGTTCTCTATCTGCATGCTAGAAGAGACATTAGatctcactatagatggttgtgaaccaccatgtagttgctgggaatggaactgagGAGCTATGAGAGAGCAGCCAATCCAATGACACAATGTTTGTTTAGCATAATTAGACATTATTAGATACTTTTTCTTTAAGCACCTCTTAGGCACACCATTCATATTCTTATTTATGTTtgtgcccatatgtgtgtatgtgtgtttgtatatgtgtgtgtttgtgtgtataagtgcttttaactgctgaatcatctctgtAGCCCTGGGTTCCTGTTTTTGttatggtggttttgtttgttttaaaagcgTGGTAAATGTTTTTACCACAGAGCCTGACACTCTGAGTCCAATTTCAGGGACCCATATGTTAGAGTGAGCATATTGACTCTCCCAAGTTCTTCTCTAACTTCCACATGAATTCCATGGCAGCATGGCACcccccatatatacacacaaacagatatacacacatacacaaacacaaacacatatgggcacacacaaaagaatatgAATGGTATGTCTTAAGAGGTGCTTAGAGGAATTGCTAatcaaaaaataatgtttaattatGTTAAACATTGTGTCATTCGGTTggatatagtaaaataatttCCAGACTGATAATTACCCTTAGTAAGTATAAGTAGTTTATTTTCTTGTGTGAATTAAGACCTAATTTATtagtaatatcaaataaattatGGTTCTTTATAATAATTAGAAATTATTATTAGTAAATCTTGCCATTAGATTCCTAAAACAGTCATGGAAATTATCAGCAGTAAGCCTCTAATTCGTTTGGGTGTTCCGAAAAGCCAGAGTGTTGGGGTCTGCCATGGGTTCACTTTCCAGCAACACCAAAATGCAAAACACCAGAAGCCGGAGAGCTATTGAGTTTCTTGCCCCGGATCTTTCTGACTAGAAATGTGGGTTGAAGGGCAGAGCATGAAAGGCAGCCATGTGAAAGCTGGCAAGTGGCAACAAGCCTTGTTTGACTTCTGTAAGATGCTACTGCGTGTGGAGTCTGTTTGCAAATCCAGGATATGGAGGTGAATACTTCAAACCCAGCAGCATGGGGCAGACGCTTATAGAGCCAAGGTGCAAAGGGTGGCAGGTCctaatggaaacactgtttctttcttagATTACAGTGTATCTGCCAACTCCAAACTGGTTATTATCACTGCTGGTGCAAGAATGGTGAGTGGAGAATCTCGTCTTGCCCTGCTCCAACGTAATGTCACTATCATGAAAGCCATCGTTCCCGGCGTAATCCAAAACAGTCCGGACTGTAAAATAATGATTGTCACAAACCCAGGTGAGGTCCCTTGCCCTTTCTGAATGATTGGCTCATAGTGTTCTACTATATACCCGATTAAGGTTGTACTTCTGGGTAATAAGCTAAAAGGTCTGTCATGCCATCCATTTTGATAGATGCCATCATGGTGCTATCCCAGTAAGGTCAAGAACATCTCTGTCACCTCTGAAGGGCTGTGTGCTCATTTGTAGTTCATCTCTCATCCTACCACTTGACTCATTTTCTGGAACttcagaaacaaaccaaaaccaaaaccagtaGTGAGACAAACGTTTCTACCCAGTCCCCTCTGTAATGTAACTATTTCAGATTCACCTATGTCTGGGATATGTCTGGGATTTGCTCCTTTGTATCGCTGGACTCTCCTGTTTGTTTCTACATGTATGTGATGTGatgagcatgtgcatgcacagaggTTGGTGTCTTCCTCCACTGCTCTCCAGCatctcccactgaacctggagcttgcgaTTTTGGCTAGACTGCTGACCATTAAGTTCTTAGGTCAATCTGTCTCTGCATACCCTGACCCTTACTAGACCTAGGGTTGTAGATGTACCTATCATGTCTTGCTTTTTACATGACTACTAGAGATCTCAACCTAGGTCCTCTTGCTCGCTGTTTTGtaaagagctggagaggtggctcagcagttaagaccactggctgctcttccagaagacgcaggtttgattcccagcacttacatgatGACTTCAACCACATAAGCCCATCTAATtctacccaccgagccatctctgcagtcctcTTTAAACCTTTCAAATACtattttcctgggctggagagatggctcagcggttaagagcactgactgcttttccagagatcctaagttcaaatcctagcaaccacacagtggctcacaaccatctgcaatgggatccaatgccctcttctacaGTACATACTGTAGTTTGACAGCTACAgtatgtactcatataaataaaataaatcttaaaaaaatgttggttcggggttggggatttagctcagtggtagagcgcttgcctaggaagcgcaaggccctgggttcggtccccagctccggaaaaaagaaaaaaaaatgttggtttattttatgtgtgtgaatgttttgcctacatgcatgcatgGCTACATGGTTGCCTGGTactcagggaggccagaagaggtgtaAGGTGTCTTGGAACttcagttacagacagttgtgagccatcatgtgggtgcttggaaccaagctggggtcctctgtaagagccatacatgctcttaaacactgatcTGCCTCTGCAGCCCATTGCTGAAGTTTTAAGGAGAAGGTGAATATTCATGTGTAAGCATTGTGTGATCATACAACTTCCTTTCTTTGGTGTCAGGGATGGGGGCAGGAAAGCACAAGAGGGCTAGGGACTACACAATGATGTTTGGCTCTGTTAGAAGCTGCACACAGATTTTCAAAGTCCTGTGTAGTGCCTTTGACATTGCTACCAGCACTATGTCCCTGGTATTTACCAACCCTGCTCTTGTCAGCCTTTCAAAAGTTTATctctgggccagagagatggctcagtggttaagagcactgactgctcttccagaggtcctgagttcaaatcccagcaaccacatggtggctcacaaccatctgtaatgagctctgatgcccccttctggtgtgtctgaagacagctacatataataaatcttaaaaaggaaagttTAGCTCCAGTGTCatcatttttgaaaataaatctgGCCAGATAATATGTGCTGACACCATGGCTATTGTCACACATTTCCTAACTctgttaatcttttattttttttttttaaatttgtatgggtattttgtgtgcatgtatgtctgtgtgctacATGCATGGCTGGAACCTCTGTCGAGAGGGGTGCTGAGCCCTCTAAGCCTGGAATCCGATGGTTGTAAGTTATCTGAGTGCTGAGAGtcaaagctgggtcctctgggagagctaCGGGCTAAGCTGTGCCTCCAGCCCTCCCCGAAATCATTCGCAAATCAAATCCTCCTCACCTCCAAGGTCTGTTGTTGCTTCTTGAGTTGCTTCCTGAATTTCATGAGTCTTTTATAAGGCACAGGGGTTTTCAGTGCATTTATTTGGTCAGTTAACGTCTAGACAGAATTTTCTTCAAATACCTAAAACCCAAAATGATCTCCCAATCTTTCCTGtttgcctccctccttccctgggcCTGGCACGTCTTCGGTAATCAGCTCGTGGCTGTGGCTTAATCATCACTGCCCACTTGCATAGAACTTCAACATCCAAATTGTCATGACTGTTATTGCCCATACACGTGCAGACCACCCCAGCTGTGTCCACATGTAATTCTAGGAAATATGTTAGCTTAGGTGAGGCTGTGTCAACACAAAGGCGAAATCCAGGAGGTTAAAAAGGTAGAACCGACCCATTATTGTATTTTCAGGAAAGACCATTGAGTATCTCAGAATATGCTTTAAGATTCTGTTGGTCAATGATTTAACGTAAAAACCAACTTAACTGTAAAAACACTgtttgacattgttcttcctagTCGATATTTTGACATACGTGGTTTGGAAGATAAGTGGCCTCCCTGTAAGCAGTGTGATTGGAAGTGGCTGTAACCTAGACTCCGCTCGTTTCCGTTACCTGATTGGAGAGAAGCTGGGTGTCAACCCTTCGAGCTGCCATGGCTGGGTTCTTGGAGAACATGGGGACTCCAGTGGTAAGTGGGGCCTGGCTGCTGTGTGAACGAGGTGTCCTGGCCTGCAGCAGTGCTCTTCTTCACAAGGTGGTCTCTGCCAATTGAGCTGCCCAactttctttttatcatttttgtgGGTGTATGTCTTtttagaccagcctgggctacaaaacaaTACCCTGTCTGAAACAAGGACAAAATGTATTGCTGCATAATTATGCATAGATGGAGAGGATGCTGAGGTGACTTGATGCATTTGCATGTGACATAGTGATCAAATCAGTGTTACCAGCTTTTTGGTCACCTTGAAAACCCATCATTTCTCTGTAGTAAGAATAGTGAAACCTGGCCAGTCTGAGGTAGGTGAtactttaaaacttattttaaatcGTGTACTCTGGTGTTTCTGCGAAGGGATGTGTACCTGATGCcagtagaggccagaggtgttctaaccccctggaactgcagttactgGTGGCTGTGAGATGCCtgctgtaggtgctgggagctgctgtaggtgctgggagctgctgtaggtgctgggagctgctgtaggtgctgggagctgaatgCTGGTCCTCTGGAAGGCCAGTATCTGTTGTAAACCactaagccagctctccagccagaGACCACACTCGTCCACAAAGGACAAGGACTCCTGAACCTTGCTCTAttgctgagaatgaccttgaagttTGCTCCTTCTGCCGCTCCTTCCCAAGTATTCTATCTGCTAAACTCAGTACCCAGGCTAAGAGCACTTAATTGCTAAGGACAGTCTGCTCACTCTGCACCAGAGCTAGCACTTGCTTCTCTTCACTCAGAGGTGTGTACTGCCCCTTGACCCTctattttctcctcccttccccagtATCATAACCTTCATTCTCTAATTTCTCatgtcaggtttttgtttttccccaccccatccagaatatttaaaaaaatatatatacacacatacatatatacatacacatgtacacacagacacacacatacacatatatgtgtgtgtgtgtgtatatatatataatatatatataatatatataagctgtcttcagacacaccagaagagggcatcagatcccattacagatggttgtgagccaccatgtggtcgctgggaactgaactcaggacctctggaagagcagtcagtgctcttaaccgctgagccatctctccagcccccctcccaTCATCTTTCTATATCACTttccaccttatattttgagtcagggtctctccctgaacctggtgCTCTTCCATTGCCCGATAATGTGCATAGCCTGCTTGACTGGGAATGCCTGTGTATGTGCTCTTGTCACATGACTGGGAATGCCTGTGTACGTGCTCTTGTCACATGACTGGGAATGTCTGTGTACGTGCTCTTGTTATATGACTGGGAATGTCTGTGTACGTGCTCTTGTCACATGACTGGGAATGTCTCTGTACGTGCTCATGTCACATGACTGggaatgtctgtgtatgtgctctTGTTTATATGACTGggagtgtctgtgtatgtgctctTGTTTATATGAAGGTATTTGGATTTCATCCCATTCCTTAGAGATGGTTGACATTAGAGCGTACACATTGCCCCCCAGCTCGGCTGCTGTGGGGAAGGTGCAACTCTTTCTCCTCTAATTGATGGCATGTTTGTTAGCAATCCTTTTCTTTGTAGCATCTGCATTTTGTATATtgctttaaaatgctttctgtacCATAGTTATAAATAGTTGAACTATGtgttttttaatattgtttcttgtAATTTCCCTTCCTGTccatttaaaacttattttaggggctggagagatggcacagcagctaagagcactggtcATTGTCATCTGTgattccagtttcagaggatctaaCACACTCTTCAGGGCCCTGAACTTCTGTTACAtaaccacatacagacacacataggcaCTTAATGAAAAgcacaaaaataattaaatcttaaacaaaaataACTCTAATACCTTGTTTTTATATATGATGTCAGATAGTATCTTAACATTAAAATCCAAACCAAAAATCCACCCATGTGTGGTAGTGAACACTTGTAGTGCCAGCACTTAGGAttgtgaggcaggaagatcaggaggcGTTCACAGACATCCTCAGGTACATAGAACGTTCAGTACtctcaaccaaccaaaaccaggAGTGGTGATGTATGCCTAAAATCTAACAATTTGGGGATAGGGGGTGcaaatggaggcagaaggaacaggaaTTTGAGGACATCTTTGGTTATAcactgagttgaggccagccagagttacatgaCACTGtcttaaattaaaagaaaacctgTCAACCAACCGTTAACTAAGTGTCTAACACATGCTTGTCACCCAGCACTTGGGGCAAGGTCAGGAAGACATGAATTTGAAGGTGGCTGAGACCTTTctcaaaagaacagaaacaaaacagaatcttCCACCCCTGCCTCATCCCCAACAAAACGCCCCAGCCCTGAAGTCACAGTAACTGACTCAGTTTTGGCAAGAGGAGCTTATGGggagagttttgttgtttttctctttttcagtgcCCATATGGAGTGGTGTGAACATTGCTGGCGTAACTCTGAAGTCACTGAACCCAGCAATAGGATCCGACTCCGATAAGGAACAGTGGAAAACCGTTCACAAGCAGGTGGTGGATGGGTAATAGTACTTATGCGATTTTTTTAATGCCCTAATAATCAGTATTAAGAATACttcttgaggggctggggatttagctcagtggtagagcgcttacctaggaaacacaaagccctgggttcggtccccagctcaaaaaaaaaaaaaaaaaaaaagaatacttcttgagggtgggaaggggggacagatgggggaggggaacacccttatcgaaggggagggagatgggttagagggcttatgtccgggaaactgggaaagggaataacatttgaaatgtaaataaaaaaatatccaataagaaaaaaaattcatcttgAGCAAGGCAGTGGTGGAggctcacacctttaacctctgcactcgggaagcagaggcaggtggatctcctcGAGATCATttcttcaaggccagcctggtctacagagagttccaggagggcagggctacacagaaaaacagtCTTGGAAGTGGTTGGAGAGATGTTAAGATGTTCAGTGGTTAAgtacactggctgctctcccacaGGCCCTGGGTTGACATCTcatgaatttgatttttttttccctttgcaacTGCAGTGGCTATGAGGTCCTTAACCTGAAGGGCTATACCTCTTGGGCCATTGCGCTGTCTGTGACTGATATCGCTGCATCAATCTTGAAGAATCTTAAGAGGGTGCATGCTGTTACTACGCTGGTTAAGGTATGTGTTGAGGAAGTATTTATCATGCCTGGTCATCGGTGAGGTTGAGCGTAAAGTAATTTCAGAAATGAGACAGATGACTGAGTTCACTGCAGAACAAATATAGGAAAAGAATGTGCTTCCAGGAAAGTTGCAGGGAGCAAGAAACTCTGGGCACATATGATGCACTGTCAAGAGTCTAGAAACCTTCTCTGGCCCTCTGTGCTCATACCTGATCTGTCTATAGTCAAAGCTCTTCCATTGCCATCCATGGTCCCAGCCTCAGCCACATAGGGCTGAGTGGGAAGGGGCCGGGAGAAGGAAAGAGTTCATTGGACATTTTTATCCTCCAGGGTAGGGGTGGAGGTGTGGGTGGTAtaggacagcagatgctggcttaCACCAGATGTATCTAGGTTGCCAGACTAAGTGTCTCACAGCTGTCTCTGTGGCCTTGGCTTTGGTTATGGGAGGTGTAAGAATGTTGGGCTGCTGGCCAGAGTTCCACAGCTTAATCAGTGTGGTAACAGGATGTACCCTCCTAAGAGGTGGCTACACATCTCCCATGTCTGTCAGACTGTGAGTCCTAGGGTGGAACTCCGGGAAAGGTGGCAGTTTAGGAGTACAGAAGGGCAGGAATACATCCCAGTCATATTCTCACA is part of the Rattus norvegicus strain BN/NHsdMcwi chromosome 1, GRCr8, whole genome shotgun sequence genome and harbors:
- the Ldhc gene encoding L-lactate dehydrogenase C chain isoform X4, with the protein product MAAFSSALQKSSLEKRPKAWNPLDLKLGSQQLWVLRTELGFILKSNYSVSANSKLVIITAGARMVSGESRLALLQRNVTIMKAIVPGVIQNSPDCKIMIVTNPVDILTYVVWKISGLPVSSVIGSGCNLDSARFRYLIGEKLGVNPSSCHGWVLGEHGDSSVPIWSGVNIAGVTLKSLNPAIGSDSDKEQWKTVHKQVVDGGYEVLNLKGYTSWAIALSVTDIAASILKNLKRVHAVTTLVKGLYGIKEEIFLSIPCVLGQSGITDLVKVNMNTEEEALFKKSCDILWNIQKDLQL
- the Ldhc gene encoding L-lactate dehydrogenase C chain isoform X1, giving the protein MHMWTWRPEEIRLNMSTVKEQLIQNLAPDEKQSRCKITVVGVGNVGMACAISILLKGLADELALVDADENKLKGEALDLLHGSLFLSTPKIVFGKDYSVSANSKLVIITAGARMVSGESRLALLQRNVTIMKAIVPGVIQNSPDCKIMIVTNPVDILTYVVWKISGLPVSSVIGSGCNLDSARFRYLIGEKLGVNPSSCHGWVLGEHGDSSVPIWSGVNIAGVTLKSLNPAIGSDSDKEQWKTVHKQVVDGGYEVLNLKGYTSWAIALSVTDIAASILKNLKRVHAVTTLVKGLYGIKEEIFLSIPCVLGQSGITDLVKVNMNTEEEALFKKSCDILWNIQKDLQL
- the Ldhc gene encoding L-lactate dehydrogenase C chain isoform X2; the protein is MRLNMSTVKEQLIQNLAPDEKQSRCKITVVGVGNVGMACAISILLKGLADELALVDADENKLKGEALDLLHGSLFLSTPKIVFGKDYSVSANSKLVIITAGARMVSGESRLALLQRNVTIMKAIVPGVIQNSPDCKIMIVTNPVDILTYVVWKISGLPVSSVIGSGCNLDSARFRYLIGEKLGVNPSSCHGWVLGEHGDSSVPIWSGVNIAGVTLKSLNPAIGSDSDKEQWKTVHKQVVDGGYEVLNLKGYTSWAIALSVTDIAASILKNLKRVHAVTTLVKGLYGIKEEIFLSIPCVLGQSGITDLVKVNMNTEEEALFKKSCDILWNIQKDLQL
- the Ldhc gene encoding L-lactate dehydrogenase C chain, which gives rise to MSTVKEQLIQNLAPDEKQSRCKITVVGVGNVGMACAISILLKGLADELALVDADENKLKGEALDLLHGSLFLSTPKIVFGKDYSVSANSKLVIITAGARMVSGESRLALLQRNVTIMKAIVPGVIQNSPDCKIMIVTNPVDILTYVVWKISGLPVSSVIGSGCNLDSARFRYLIGEKLGVNPSSCHGWVLGEHGDSSVPIWSGVNIAGVTLKSLNPAIGSDSDKEQWKTVHKQVVDGGYEVLNLKGYTSWAIALSVTDIAASILKNLKRVHAVTTLVKGLYGIKEEIFLSIPCVLGQSGITDLVKVNMNTEEEALFKKSCDILWNIQKDLQL